The Haliaeetus albicilla chromosome 19, bHalAlb1.1, whole genome shotgun sequence genome has a segment encoding these proteins:
- the LOC104315559 gene encoding solute carrier family 2, facilitated glucose transporter member 3 produces the protein MDAKKKITAPLIYAVSIAAIGSLQFGYNTGVINAPEKIIRSFFNRTLSERSGEVVSPELLTSLWSLSVAIFSVGGMIGSFSVSLFVNRFGRRNSMLLVNILAFAGGTLMAFSKMAKAVEMLIIGRFVIGLFCGLCTGFVPMYISEVSPTSLRGAFGTLNQLGIVVGILVAQIFGLEGIMGTEALWPLLLGFTILPAILQCVALLFCPESPRFLLINKMEEEKAQAVLQKLRGTQDVSQDILEMKEESAKMSQEKKATVPELFRSPNYRQAIIIAIMLQLSQQLSGINAVFYYSTGIFERAGITQPVYATIGAGVVNTIFTVVSLFLVERAGRRTLHLFGLGGMAVCAVLMTIALALKDTVAWIRYISIIATFGFVALFEIGPGPIPWFIVAELFSQGPRPAAMAVAGCSNWTSNFLVGMLFPYAEKLCGSYVFLIFLVFLVIFFIFTFFKVPETKGRTFEDISRGFEGRGEASPSSPVEKNPMVELNSIQPDKEVA, from the exons ATGGATGCCAAGAAG aaaatcaCAGCACCCCTTATTTATGCTGTTTCCATTGCTGCCATTGGATCTCTCCAGTTTGGGTACAACACTGGTGTCATCAATGCTCCGGAGAAG ATCATCCGTAGCTTCTTCAACAGAACCCTATCAGAACGGAGCGGGGAGGTTGTCTCCCCAGAGCTCCTCACCTCTCTGTGGTCCCTTTCTGTGGCCATCTTCTCGGTAGGAGGTATGATTGGCTCCTTCTCAGTCAGCCTGTTCGTCAACAGGTTTGGCAG GAGGAACTCCATGCTACTGGTGAACATCTTGGCCTTCGCTGGTGGCACTCTCATGGCCTTCTCCAAGATGGCAAAGGCAGTGGAGATGCTGATTATTGGCCGCTTTGTTATTGGCCTCTTCTGTGGTCTCTGCACTGGTTTTGTGCCCATGTACATCAGTGAAGTCTCGCCCACCAGCCTCCGTGGAGCCTTTGGCACCCTCAATCAGCTGGGCATTGTTGTGGGCATCCTGGTGGCCCAG ATCTTTGGCCTGGAGGGAATCATGGGGACTGAAGCACTTTGGCCACTGCTTTTGGGGTTCACGATTCTCCCAGCAATCCTGCAGTGCGTGGCTCTCCTTTTCTGCCCTGAGAGCCCCCGTTTCCTATTGATCAACAagatggaggaagagaaagcGCAAGCAG TTCTCCAGAAGCTCCGTGGTACGCAGGATGTGTCTCAAGACATCCTGGAGATGAAAGAAGAGAGTGCTAAAATGTcccaggaaaagaaggcaaCTGTGCCAGAGCTCTTCCGTTCTCCAAACTACCGTCAAGCCATTATCATTGCCATCATGCTGCAGCTCTCCCAACAGCTCTCGGGCATCAATGCT GTATTCTATTACTCTACAGGGATTTTTGAAAGAGCTGGTATCACACAGCCTGTGTATGCCACTATTGGAGCTGGCGTGGTAAACACCATCTTCACTGTTGTGTCG CTGTTCCTGGTGGAGCGTGCAGGGCGCAGGACCCTCCATTTATTTGGTTTGGGTGGCATGGCTGTGTGTGCTGTTCTGATGACCATCGCTTTAGCTCTGAAG GACACTGTGGCGTGGATCAGATACATCAGCATCATTGCCACTTTTGGCTTTGTGGCTCTCTTTGAGATTGGCCCTGGCCCTATCCCCTGGTTCATCGTGGCAGAACTCTTCAGCCAGGGCCCACGGCCTGCAGCCATGGCAGTGGCTGGTTGTTCCAACTGGACCTCTAATTTCTTGGTGGGAATGCTCTTCCCCTATGCAGAG aAACTGTGTGGCTCCTACGTCTTCCTCATCTTCCTTGTTTTCCTGGTCATCTTCTTTATCTTTACGTTCTTCAAAGTGCCGGAGACCAAGGGCAGGACTTTTGAAGACATCTCCAGGGGCTTTGAAGGACGAGGAGAAGCCAGCCCCTCATCACCTGTAGAGAAGAACCCCATGGTGGAGCTGAACAGCATACAACCTGACAAAGAAGTTGCCTAA